The following DNA comes from Sediminitomix flava.
AGGAGATGCACCTCCCATCAATTGTTCATATTCTTCTCTAGAACCTACACGAATATCTTGGAAGGCTCTAGCACCTGCACCTGCTGGAATTAAGTGTCCAACAATTACATTTTCTTTCAAACCTACCAATTTATCTACTTTACCTCTGATAGATGCTTCACTCAATACCTTAGTAGTTTCCTGGAAGGAAGCTGCTGAGATAAACGATTTAGTATCCAAAGAAGCTTGTGTAATACCTTGAAGAATTGGTCTCGCTCTAGCAGGCTCTGCATCACGTACTTTAACGATTTTCTTATCTCTACGCTTCAACGATGAGTTCTCATCACGAAGTTCTCTTGGAGAGATAATCATACCCGCTTTCATACGATCAGATTCACCCGCATCAGTAACTACCTTCATATTCAAAATCTTGTCGTTTTCTTCTCTGAATGAGAATTTATCAACAACTTGATTCCCTAAGAATGTAGTATCTCCACTGTCTTGGATGAATACTTTTTGCATCATCTGACGAACGATAACCTCAATGTGTTTATCATTGATTTTTACCCCTTGTAGACGGTATACATCTTGAATTTCATTTACCAAGTAAGCTTGTACAGCTGTTGGTCCTTTAATCGCCAAGATATCTGCTGGAGTAATTGCTCCATCTGACAATGGCATTCCCGCTTTCACGAAGTCATTCTCTTGTACAAGGATGTGTTTAGAAAGTGACACTAGGTATCTCTTCTTAATTCCATCTTTAGACTCTACGAACAACTCTCTGTTACCACGTTTGATACCACCGTAAGAAACAACACCATCAATTTCTGCTACTACAGCAGGGCTTGAAGGGTTACGTGCTTCAAACAATTCCGTTACTCTTGGAAGACCCCCGGTAATATCTCTTGACTTACCTACTGAACGAGGGATTTTCACTAGAATATCACCAGCTGATAGACGTTGACCTTCTTCAACAATCAAGTGAGCTCCTACAGGAATGTTGGCTGAAGATGTTTCGCCATCATCTTTACGGATAATGATTGTTGGGTTCTTAGTTCTATCTCTTGATTCGATAATGATTTTCTCACGGTAACCTGTTTGCTCATCGAACTCTTCTTTGTAAGTAATACCGTCTTCGATGTTTTCAAATTCAACTGTACCGTCGAATTGAGCAAGGATTACTGCGTTAAATGGATCCCATTCACAAATCGCTGTTCCTTTTTCAACAACATCACCTTCTTCGACTCTCAAGTAAGAACCGTAAGGAATGTGCGTATTGTAAAGTACTTTTCCTGAATCGTCCAAAATGTTCAATTCAGCAGTACGTGCCATAACTACTTTTGCAGGATTTCCATCAGCATTCTTAGAAGATACTGCTCTCATCTCTGTAAACTCTACTTTACCACCTTGTTTAGCGATTGTAGTGTTTTCAGCAGAAATATGGGAAGCCACACCACCGACGTGGAACGTACGAAGTGTAAGCTGTGTACCTGGTTCACCAATAGATTGTGCAGCAATTACACCTACTGATTCACCTTTCTGTACTTTACGTCCTGTTGCTAGGTTTTGACCGTAACACTTCGAACAAACTCCTTGCTTAGTTTCACAAGTAAGTACTGAACGAATCTCCATTTTCTCGATTCCAGCTTCTTCGATCTTGTTTGCAATAGCTTCTGAGATAAACTCACCAGCTCCTACAATCAACTCTCCAGTTACTGGGTTAGAGATATCATGAAGTGAAGTACGTCCAACAATTCTTTCACCTAATGATTCTACGATTTCATCGTTATCTTTAAGTGCTTCTACCTCAAGACCACGAAGCGTACCACAGTCAGTGTCGTTAATTACAACATCTTGTGCTACATCTACCAAACGACGAGTCAAGTAACCCGCATCGGCAGTTTTCAATGCTGTATCGGCAAGACCTTTACGAGCACCGTGAGTAGAGATAAAGTATTCCAATACATCCAAACCTTCTTTAAAGTTTGAAAGAATTGGGTTTTCGATAATGTTACCACCAGATCCACCTGCAAGGTTTTTCTGTGGTTTCGCCATCAATCCACGCATACCACCCAACTGGCGAATCTGCTCTCTAGAACCACGAGCACCAGAGTGCATCATCATGTAAATAGAGTTAAATCCTTGTTGGTCAGTCTCCATACGCTCCATTAGCGTGTTTGTCAACTGGTTGTTTGTACGCGTCCAGATATCAATTACCTGGTTGTAACGCTCGTTGTCAGTAATAAGACCCATCATGAAGTTGGTAGTTACCGTCTCCACTTCAGCCTTAGCCGCTTCAACTAGAGTTACTTTTTCAGCTGGAATCTGAATTTCGTCAAGACCGAAAGACAAACCACCTTTATATGCTGATTGGAATCC
Coding sequences within:
- the rpoC gene encoding DNA-directed RNA polymerase subunit beta'; the encoded protein is MAFRKNKKINTDFTKVTISLASPESILESSHGEVTQPETINYRTYKPEMGGLFCERIFGPVKDWECHCGKYKRIRYKGIVCDRCGVEVTEKKVRRERMGHISLVVPVAHIWYFRSLPNKIGYLLGLPTKKLDQIIYYERYVVIQPGIKAEDGVQKMDFLTEDEYLDILDKLPRENQALDNDHPDKFIAKMGADALEMLLSRIQLDELSYQLRDAASNDTSQQRKAEALKRLKVVEAFRESNTRDNIENRPEWMIIRMVPVIPPELRPLVPLDGGRFATSDLNDLYRRVIIRNNRLKRLIDIKAPEVILRNEKRMLQEAVDSLFDNSRKVNAVRADGNRPLKSLSDMLKGKQGRFRQNLLGKRVDYSGRSVIVVGPQLKLHECGLPKNMAAELFKPFIIRKLIERGIVKTVKSAKKIVDRKDPVVWDILENVLKGHPVLLNRAPTLHRLGIQAFQPKLIEGKAIQLHPLVCTAFNADFDGDQMAVHVPLGHEAILEASLLMLASHNILNPANGNPVTVPSQDMVLGLYYITKGRYTTPEEKVPGEGMTFYSAEEVIIGINEGAISKHAYIKLRTKVRNDETGELETKIVDTVAGRVIVNQFVPEEVGYVDELLSKKSLQKVISKVFKVVGMARTAHFLDDIKHLGFQSAYKGGLSFGLDEIQIPAEKVTLVEAAKAEVETVTTNFMMGLITDNERYNQVIDIWTRTNNQLTNTLMERMETDQQGFNSIYMMMHSGARGSREQIRQLGGMRGLMAKPQKNLAGGSGGNIIENPILSNFKEGLDVLEYFISTHGARKGLADTALKTADAGYLTRRLVDVAQDVVINDTDCGTLRGLEVEALKDNDEIVESLGERIVGRTSLHDISNPVTGELIVGAGEFISEAIANKIEEAGIEKMEIRSVLTCETKQGVCSKCYGQNLATGRKVQKGESVGVIAAQSIGEPGTQLTLRTFHVGGVASHISAENTTIAKQGGKVEFTEMRAVSSKNADGNPAKVVMARTAELNILDDSGKVLYNTHIPYGSYLRVEEGDVVEKGTAICEWDPFNAVILAQFDGTVEFENIEDGITYKEEFDEQTGYREKIIIESRDRTKNPTIIIRKDDGETSSANIPVGAHLIVEEGQRLSAGDILVKIPRSVGKSRDITGGLPRVTELFEARNPSSPAVVAEIDGVVSYGGIKRGNRELFVESKDGIKKRYLVSLSKHILVQENDFVKAGMPLSDGAITPADILAIKGPTAVQAYLVNEIQDVYRLQGVKINDKHIEVIVRQMMQKVFIQDSGDTTFLGNQVVDKFSFREENDKILNMKVVTDAGESDRMKAGMIISPRELRDENSSLKRRDKKIVKVRDAEPARARPILQGITQASLDTKSFISAASFQETTKVLSEASIRGKVDKLVGLKENVIVGHLIPAGAGARAFQDIRVGSREEYEQLMGGASPAETKRRSVYSR